One part of the bacterium genome encodes these proteins:
- a CDS encoding acyltransferase, which yields MLSGFKELVRYTIIAFWGILALPWAALSFIEKRVGRTESLYLLGAHTMSLIPGFAGKYARAAFYVMTLDYCHPTAIVSFGSFFATRKARVQFKAGVGEYCIIGLVDLGKRVRVASRVSIVSGLHEHGSTAKMGDLHSGGAVRRIEIGDEVWIGEGAIIGAAIGEHSIVGIGSVVVNDIPAWSFAMGNPARILPGSRKPQSPS from the coding sequence TTGCTTTCAGGATTCAAGGAACTGGTGCGATACACAATCATCGCCTTTTGGGGCATCCTCGCGCTTCCTTGGGCGGCGCTCTCTTTCATCGAAAAACGCGTCGGTCGAACTGAGAGTTTGTACCTTCTGGGAGCGCATACGATGTCGTTGATCCCTGGCTTTGCGGGCAAGTACGCTCGTGCCGCCTTCTATGTCATGACCCTCGACTATTGCCATCCTACAGCTATTGTCAGCTTTGGCAGCTTTTTCGCCACCAGAAAAGCTAGAGTCCAATTCAAGGCCGGCGTCGGTGAATACTGTATTATCGGTCTCGTCGATCTCGGCAAGCGGGTTCGTGTCGCAAGCAGGGTCTCCATCGTTTCGGGACTTCATGAACATGGCAGCACCGCTAAAATGGGCGATCTTCATTCTGGCGGAGCCGTTCGGAGAATTGAAATCGGAGATGAGGTCTGGATTGGCGAGGGTGCAATCATCGGTGCTGCTATCGGCGAGCACTCAATCGTCGGAATCGGCAGTGTGGTCGTCAACGATATCCCGGCTTGGAGCTTTGCAATGGGAAACCCTGCACGTATTCTCCCAGGTTCTCGCAAACCACAGAGCCCTTCCTAA
- a CDS encoding HIT domain-containing protein yields MTKHMFAPWRGDFIRGPKEKGCVFCRMVREKKDRQNLILHRAKNCFIVFNRYPYTSGHLMIVPNSHVGHLEKLNPAILNEMMELAQFMVTSLKKEFSPRGFNLGMNLGRSAGAGIAGHLHLHIVPRWAGDSNFMATTGDVRVISLSLESVYKSLQKYFQNK; encoded by the coding sequence ATGACCAAGCACATGTTCGCCCCGTGGCGTGGAGATTTCATCCGCGGACCTAAAGAAAAGGGATGTGTCTTTTGCAGAATGGTCCGCGAAAAGAAAGACCGCCAGAACCTCATCCTCCACCGCGCAAAAAACTGCTTCATCGTGTTTAACCGTTATCCATACACTTCCGGCCACCTCATGATCGTTCCGAATTCCCATGTCGGTCACCTTGAAAAACTCAATCCTGCTATCCTCAATGAAATGATGGAGTTGGCTCAGTTTATGGTAACATCCCTTAAAAAGGAATTCTCGCCGCGAGGGTTCAACTTGGGGATGAATCTCGGTCGTTCCGCCGGTGCCGGTATTGCTGGGCACTTGCATCTTCACATCGTTCCTCGCTGGGCCGGCGATTCCAATTTCATGGCGACTACTGGAGATGTCCGCGTAATCTCGCTGTCGCTTGAGAGTGTCTATAAGTCACTTCAAAAGTATTTCCAGAACAAGTGA
- a CDS encoding UDP-2,3-diacylglucosamine diphosphatase — translation MAIYFVSDFHLGERDRDRDQRKLELFDKFLSNISSDLSHLIILGDLYDFWFEYRYLIPKHNLSILFRLRDLVKSGVRVTYICGNHDFWIGDFMQSELGFEVEMDQLVLDTPRGKVLALHGDGIAPSDYKYRLLKRVLRNRAGIALYRQLPTTIAYKLALAVSGGSRHYGEQKPSDKFVSEYHDFARQKFSEGYHAIICGHIHWPELVDIGGNFYINCGDWLNYFSYVRLDNGKFELSAMI, via the coding sequence ATGGCCATCTACTTTGTATCCGACTTTCATCTGGGAGAGCGCGATCGCGACCGTGATCAGCGCAAACTCGAGTTGTTCGATAAGTTTCTGTCGAATATCTCAAGCGATCTTAGCCACCTGATAATTCTTGGTGATCTCTATGACTTCTGGTTTGAATATCGCTATCTGATCCCAAAGCACAACCTTTCGATTCTGTTCAGACTTCGCGATCTGGTGAAGAGTGGAGTTAGAGTCACCTATATTTGCGGGAATCACGATTTCTGGATTGGCGATTTTATGCAGAGTGAGCTGGGATTTGAGGTAGAAATGGATCAGTTGGTACTCGACACTCCGCGCGGGAAGGTCCTGGCGCTGCATGGTGACGGGATAGCGCCCTCGGACTATAAGTATCGGTTGCTGAAACGAGTCTTGCGCAACCGGGCCGGAATCGCACTTTACCGTCAACTTCCGACAACCATCGCTTACAAACTGGCGCTGGCGGTTTCGGGAGGATCAAGGCACTATGGCGAACAGAAGCCGAGCGACAAATTCGTATCGGAGTATCACGATTTCGCGCGTCAGAAGTTTTCAGAAGGATACCATGCCATCATCTGCGGACATATCCACTGGCCGGAGCTTGTTGACATAGGTGGAAATTTCTACATCAATTGCGGAGACTGGCTGAACTACTTCAGCTATGTCCGGTTGGATAACGGCAAATTCGAGCTGTCGGCGATGATTTAG
- a CDS encoding polysaccharide biosynthesis C-terminal domain-containing protein → MLSALGSIEAAGVYSVAIGLTAPLMMVSLAVNTIFYPKTSSETDADAAVTTPFYYRQALLVQLAGSIGLAIFARPVLSWYGAGFVDGIIPMLILLIAAIGRGLNGILTLHILGRGKSFTKSLAMFSALCVAIVLNYFLIPRYGMIGAAIASSIAVVTENLILTYLYQNLVHGRAADLYRFEKRDFTATIREAARFVGRLVSKQ, encoded by the coding sequence ATGCTATCTGCACTCGGCAGCATCGAAGCCGCCGGAGTTTATTCCGTCGCAATCGGGCTCACCGCGCCTCTGATGATGGTTAGTCTCGCAGTAAATACCATCTTCTATCCAAAAACATCGTCCGAAACCGATGCCGACGCAGCTGTCACTACGCCGTTCTATTATCGTCAGGCGCTCTTGGTCCAACTTGCCGGCTCCATCGGACTGGCAATATTTGCGCGCCCAGTTCTGAGTTGGTACGGCGCTGGATTCGTTGATGGTATTATTCCGATGCTTATCCTCCTCATCGCTGCCATTGGACGCGGATTAAACGGCATCTTAACACTGCACATTCTCGGACGCGGCAAATCGTTCACGAAATCGCTTGCGATGTTCTCCGCATTATGCGTCGCAATCGTGCTCAACTATTTCTTGATTCCGCGATATGGTATGATCGGCGCTGCGATTGCATCGTCTATTGCGGTGGTAACCGAAAACTTGATTCTCACTTATCTCTATCAGAATCTAGTCCACGGCAGGGCAGCGGACCTCTATCGCTTCGAAAAACGCGACTTCACTGCAACGATTCGCGAAGCTGCACGATTCGTTGGTCGATTGGTTTCGAAACAATAG
- a CDS encoding DUF4872 domain-containing protein yields MTKRNEIQNFVHLPGNNCITTAIRNILNFYGFRYPESRIYGIAEGMGFTFRRVEGLDNPHLGGSGSGLVDSFCKNLHLTYDMAEFASDEAALDDLRAQIDNQMPCIVQVDLFHLPYFDSKTHFAGHRVIPVGYDDDNIFVADTGFLKIQSCPIEKFIEARRSQFPPFSHQRRRWSLARFNERPFIDETITKSLYNVYRKFENHMHGYNLLQIFDLRDHIEDYKDKTVLYQQIEKAGTGGGLGRKMYADFLDQASQIYARSIYELSSALYEQSAALWREIAINARSGELNGTTEKLEKIYQLETRAIKIFSSFEAEDL; encoded by the coding sequence ATGACAAAACGTAATGAAATTCAAAACTTTGTGCACCTGCCCGGTAACAATTGCATTACCACAGCAATACGTAATATTCTGAATTTCTATGGATTTCGTTACCCGGAATCCCGGATATATGGGATCGCCGAAGGGATGGGGTTCACATTTCGGCGCGTTGAAGGGCTGGACAACCCTCATTTAGGAGGATCCGGGTCCGGATTAGTTGACTCCTTTTGCAAGAACCTGCATTTGACGTACGACATGGCGGAATTTGCTTCGGATGAAGCGGCCCTTGATGACTTGAGGGCGCAGATTGACAATCAAATGCCCTGTATTGTTCAAGTCGATTTGTTTCACCTCCCCTATTTTGATTCAAAAACTCACTTCGCCGGACATCGCGTGATACCGGTCGGGTATGATGACGACAATATCTTTGTTGCTGACACCGGTTTCCTGAAGATTCAATCGTGTCCCATTGAGAAGTTTATTGAGGCGCGTCGCAGTCAGTTTCCGCCGTTTTCGCATCAGCGAAGACGCTGGAGTCTGGCGCGATTCAATGAGCGTCCGTTTATCGATGAGACAATTACGAAGTCGCTGTATAATGTTTACCGGAAGTTCGAAAATCACATGCACGGATACAATCTGCTGCAGATTTTCGATTTGCGCGACCATATCGAAGACTACAAAGACAAAACAGTGTTGTACCAGCAGATCGAAAAGGCCGGCACTGGCGGCGGGCTGGGCCGGAAGATGTATGCTGATTTCCTTGATCAGGCGTCGCAGATCTATGCGCGATCGATTTATGAATTGTCATCGGCGCTGTATGAACAATCGGCGGCGCTCTGGCGAGAGATTGCAATCAACGCAAGGTCGGGCGAATTGAATGGCACTACAGAGAAGCTCGAGAAAATCTATCAGTTGGAAACTCGGGCGATAAAGATATTCAGTTCATTTGAAGCGGAAGACCTTTAA